CCCGGCCGGTACCCCGGCCCGCCACGCCGCAACCGGCTCGTGACACCGCCGCCGGGCGTCGCCTCGTCCTCGGTCTCCTCACCGTCCTGGCCGCGTCCTGGGCCTGGTGGCGCATCTACCCGGCGGCCTGGCTGCCGGTGCCCGCCCTGGCGGGCGTGCTGCTCGGTGCGGGGGCGGTCGTGCTGGCCGATCAGGGGACGAGGTCTGCACCGGCCCTGCGCACCCCGGCCCGGGTGGTGGCCCTGGTTCTCCTGGCCTTCCTGGCCGGCCTGATCACCGCTCTCACCGTGGCGGTGCCCCGGGCGGCGAGCCCGGCCGCGGCCGTCACCGGGGTGAGCGACGCGATGACCGGGGGGCTGGCCCGCATCCTCACCACCACGCTGCCCGCACCCCCGGCCCCCGACCTGCTGCCGCAGTTCGCCGTGCTCTGCGCGCTGGCCGCGGCCGTGACGACGGCGATCGCCCGCAGCCGGGAAGGCCTGGTGCTCGCGGCCCCGGCCCTGTGCCTGCTGCTGACGGCCCTGGTCTGCGGCGTCGGGGGCGCCGGATCGCCGCTGCTGGTCAGCCTCCCGTTCGTGGTGGTGGCCGGCCTGCTGGTGCTGCCGCGTCTGCGGATCGTTCCGGTCCTGGTGACCGGCCTGGTGCTGGCCCTGGGCTGCGCGGGCGGGCTGGCCCTGGCCGACGCCGCGCGCGAGCCCCTCGACCCCCGGCACCTGACCGCGCCGCCCCTGCGGGCGCAGCAGCCGACCGCGCCGATGGACGAGATCGCCGGCTGGCTGCGGCATTCCCAGGACACGGCGTTCACCGCCACCGTCGATGCGGGCTGGCGCGAGAACCCGCAGCCCTGGCGCATCGCCTCCCTCGACACGTACGACGGCATCCGCTGGACCAGCAGCACCCCGGCCGTGCCGATCGGCTACGACCTGCCCGCCTCCTCGGCCGGGAACAGCACGGGCACGTCGCTGGTGAGCATCACCCCCGGCGATCTGGACGGCGTCTACGTGCCGGTGCCCGGTCGCCTGGAGCACCTGGCCCGGCCCGGCATGACCTACGACCTGACCGGCGAGACCCTCGTCGACCCGGACGGTGTGCACGGCGTCTACGACCAGACGGTGTCCCTGCCGGACTTCACCGGGCTGGAGAAAGCCCCCGCCGGACGGGCCGTCTCGGGAGACCCCAGCCTGGCCTTGGACGGTTGCACCGACGACCGCATCCTGAACCTGGCCGAGACGGCCGCCACCGGCGCCGGGTCGAACGCCCACGCCCAGGCGCAGGCGCTGCAGACCTGGTTCCACGACACCCCGTCTCTGCGCCTGGACCCGGAGGCCGAGCCCGGTGACAGCTGCGCCCGGGTGCTGGAACTGCTCGACACCACCACCGGTGCGGGCAACGGCACCCCCGACCAGTTCGCGACCGCGTACGTGCTGATGGCCCGCAGCCTGGGTCTGCCGGCCCGGGTCGCGGTCGGGTTCGAGGCGGGCAAGGCCGATGACAGCGGCAAGGTCACGGTGAGCTTCGGCGACGCGACCGCCTGGCCGGAGATCTGGTTCGACGGGGCCGGCTGGGTGCCGTTCTCCGCGGTGCCCGAGCGCACCGGCTCGGCGCAGACCCAGCCGGAGGAGAAGCAGGAGACGAAGACGCCCGACAGCCCGCAGGACGCCTCGGACAGCGCGCAGCAGCAGGATCCGGTCCCGCCGCCGACGGCCCGCCCCGCCGACGGGTCCGGCCACGCCGTCCTGATCGTGGTCGGTGCGTCGGTGCTGGCCCTGATCGTGATGCTGCCCCTGGCCGGGCTCGCGCTCGGTCTGGCCCGCCGCCGGCGTCGGCGGGGGAGCGGTCCACTCGGGGCCTGGGCCGAACTGCTCGACCGGCTGGCCGATCTCGGCCATCCCTGTGCCGGGAAGACCTCGTCGGAGGTGCGGACGGTGCTCTCCGGCCTCACCTCGCGCAGCGACTCCGAGGCCCGGGCCCTGGCCGATCTGGTGGACACCGAGGTCTACGCCGGTCCCGAACGCCCGGCGGGCGGCCCGGACGCCTGGACGCTGTTGCGCAACATCGAGAAGGCGCTGGCCGGGAAGTCGTCGTGGTGGCGCCGCGTCCTGCACCGGATCGACCCCCGGCCCCGGAGGTGGGCATGACCGACGAAGCCTCCCGTCTGGTCGAGGCGATCCCCGAGCTCGACGGCGTCACCGGGATGAAAGCCGTCGCCAGTGGCGGGTTCAGCCGCATCTACCAGGCCTACCAGCCGGCCCTGAACCGGACCGTGGCGATCAAGATCGTCGAGTCCAGCGGTATCGACCCGCGCACCCGGGAGCGGTTCGCCCGGGAGATGGGCATGACCGGGATGCTCGGCGAGCACCCGCACATCGTCGACGTCTACCA
This window of the Kineosporia sp. NBRC 101731 genome carries:
- a CDS encoding transglutaminase domain-containing protein, with the protein product MSAPVLDAPTRRAPVTSRPVPRPATPQPARDTAAGRRLVLGLLTVLAASWAWWRIYPAAWLPVPALAGVLLGAGAVVLADQGTRSAPALRTPARVVALVLLAFLAGLITALTVAVPRAASPAAAVTGVSDAMTGGLARILTTTLPAPPAPDLLPQFAVLCALAAAVTTAIARSREGLVLAAPALCLLLTALVCGVGGAGSPLLVSLPFVVVAGLLVLPRLRIVPVLVTGLVLALGCAGGLALADAAREPLDPRHLTAPPLRAQQPTAPMDEIAGWLRHSQDTAFTATVDAGWRENPQPWRIASLDTYDGIRWTSSTPAVPIGYDLPASSAGNSTGTSLVSITPGDLDGVYVPVPGRLEHLARPGMTYDLTGETLVDPDGVHGVYDQTVSLPDFTGLEKAPAGRAVSGDPSLALDGCTDDRILNLAETAATGAGSNAHAQAQALQTWFHDTPSLRLDPEAEPGDSCARVLELLDTTTGAGNGTPDQFATAYVLMARSLGLPARVAVGFEAGKADDSGKVTVSFGDATAWPEIWFDGAGWVPFSAVPERTGSAQTQPEEKQETKTPDSPQDASDSAQQQDPVPPPTARPADGSGHAVLIVVGASVLALIVMLPLAGLALGLARRRRRRGSGPLGAWAELLDRLADLGHPCAGKTSSEVRTVLSGLTSRSDSEARALADLVDTEVYAGPERPAGGPDAWTLLRNIEKALAGKSSWWRRVLHRIDPRPRRWA